In Trifolium pratense cultivar HEN17-A07 linkage group LG7, ARS_RC_1.1, whole genome shotgun sequence, a genomic segment contains:
- the LOC123899411 gene encoding probable peroxidase 26: MGKLMYVVFPILIVFAVLSFDYGMAAAPTPQPKLRWHYYNQTCHLAEVYVRHQVKLLWDNDKSITAKLLRLVYTDCFVTGCDASILLDEGPNPEKKAPQNRGLGGFALIDNIKTVLESRCPGIVSCADILHLATRDAAKMAGAPGYPVFTGRKDGMKSDAASVDLPSPSISWQESLAYFKSRGLDVLDMTTLLGAHTLGQTHCSFILDRLYNFNGTGNSDPSLDATFRDKLRGLCPPKTKKGQHDPLVFLNPESGSNYIFRESYYKRILRNEAVLGIDQQLLYGDDTKEITDEFAAGFEDFRREFAHSMFKMGNIKVLTGNQGEIRRNCRFTNK, translated from the exons ATGGGGAAACTTATGTATGTGGTTTTTCCAATATTAATAGTTTTTGCAGTGTTGAGCTTTGATTATGGAATGGCAGCAGCGCCAACTCCACAGCCAAAGTTGCGGTGGCATTACTATAACCAGACATGCCACTTAGCAGAGGTGTATGTCCGGCACCAAGTGAAGCTGTTATGGGATAATGACAAAAGCATTACTGCTAAGTTACTACGCTTGGTTTACACCGACTGTTTCGTCACC GGTTGTGATGCATCGATACTGCTTGACGAAGGACCAAATCCCGAAAAGAAAGCACCACAAAACCGGGGGCTTGGAGGATTTGCACTAATTGACAATATCAAAACAGTCCTGGAATCACGATGCCCTGGAATTGTTTCCTGCGCTGATATACTCCATCTCGCCACCAGAGATGCTGCTAAAATG GCAGGTGCACCTGGCTATCCAGTTTTCACAGGAAGAAAGGATGGCATGAAATCAGATGCTGCATCAGTAGACTTGCCATCACCATCCATCTCATGGCAGGAATCTCTAGCATACTTCAAATCAAGGGGCTTGGATGTACTAGATATGACAACACTCTTAG GAGCACACACACTGGGTCAAACACATTGCAGCTTCATTCTTGATAGGCTGTATAATTTCAACGGTACTGGAAACTCAGACCCAAGCCTGGATGCTACTTTTCGAGACAAACTGAGAGGACTTTGTCCACCGAAAACCAAGAAAGGACAACATGACCCGCTGGTATTCCTAAACCCAGAATCTGGATCAAATTACATCTTCAGAGAATCATACTACAAAAGGATCCTGCGCAATGAAGCTGTCCTGGGAATAGATCAACAATTACTATATGGCGATGACACTAAAGAGATCACCGATGAATTTGCTGCTGGATTTGAAGATTTTAGGAGAGAATTTGCTCATTCAATGTTCAAAATGGGAAATATCAAAGTTTTAACAGGAAATCAAGGAGAGATACGCCGGAATTGTCGATTCACAAATAAGTGA
- the LOC123899412 gene encoding uncharacterized protein LOC123899412, with amino-acid sequence MSDILAVYAWVDPATGYCQGMSDLLSPFVVIFEDNADAFWCFEMLLRRMRENFQMEGPTRVMKQLRALWHILELSDRELFAHMSKIGAESLHFAFRMLLVLFRRELSFNEALSMWEMMWAADFDESWAFDLEENCLEALDLHLPSDSTNYIKEAIADSDDDSIRSGSQSSHNENDNTKASLQPHHGNTDHPVSDVKLKLQASHAFCGLARNIWSRNGQVQTRTISSLARKGNDELATFCVAAILVLNRQKIIRETRSFDDMIKIFNDNMLEINVKRCIRTAIKIRKKYFNKVTKKKNCAAEKRD; translated from the exons ATGTCAGATATTCTTGCTGTCTATGCATGGGTTGATCCTGCAACGGGGTATTGTCAAG GTATGAGTGATTTGCTGTCTCCCTTTGTTGTAATCTTTGAGGATAACGCAGATGCATTTTGGTGTTTTGAGATGCTTTTGAGGAGAATG AGAGAAAATTTTCAAATGGAAGGCCCAACTAGGGTGATGAAGCAGCTGCGAGCATTATGGCATATTCTCGAGCTGTCAGATAGAGAACTTTTTGCCCACATGTCAAAAATTGGTGCTGAAAGCCTTCATTTTGCATTTCGTATGTTGCTAGTTCTCTTTCGGAGAGAGTTATCTTTTAATGAGGCTCTTTCAATGTGGGAG ATGATGTGGGCAGCCGACTTTGATGAATCCTGGGCATTTGATTTAGAGGAGAATTGTCTGGAAGCATTAGATTTACATCTTCCCAGTGACTCAACCAATTATATAAAAGAAGCAATTGCTGATTCTGACGATGATAGTATCAGGAGTGGTTCACAGTCAAGTCATAATGAAAATGACAACACAAAAGCAAGCCTGCAGCCACATCATGGGAACACTGATCACCCTGTATCTGATGTCAAATTGAAGTTGCAAGCATCCCATGCCTTTTGTGGCTTGGCAAGGAATATCTGGTCAAGAAATGGTCAAGTTCAAACGAGAACTATTTCCTCCTTGGCAAGGAAAGGAAACGATGAGTTAGCCACATTCTGTGTTGCAGCAATTCTTGTTTTAAACCGCCAGAAGATCATTCGAGAAACCCGCTCGTTCGATGATATGATAAAG ATTTTCAATGACAATATGTTGGAGATCAATGTAAAAAGATGCATAAGAACAGCAATCAAAATCCGAAAGAAATATTTTAACAAG GTAACCAAGAAAAAGAACTGTGCTGCAGAGAAAAGAGACTAG